In the genome of Streptomyces globosus, one region contains:
- a CDS encoding phosphoribosylanthranilate isomerase, producing MSDLFVKICGLKTARDVDVAVAAGADAVGFVFAPGSPRTIGAAEARELAERVPAGVLTVGVFRGQPVEEVRRLAEESGVRGVQLHGDEGPEFYGALRAQGRTLLRATALRVERCGEYGEDLLLIDAPDPGSGKPWNWAAQEFTAPRGQWVLAGGLDPANVREAVETTGAWGVDVSSGVESERGVKSPDLIRAFVAAARG from the coding sequence ATGAGCGACCTCTTCGTGAAGATCTGCGGTCTGAAGACCGCCCGCGACGTCGACGTGGCCGTGGCCGCGGGCGCCGACGCCGTCGGGTTCGTCTTCGCCCCGGGCAGCCCCCGCACCATCGGCGCCGCGGAGGCCCGGGAGCTCGCCGAGCGCGTGCCCGCCGGGGTCCTGACCGTGGGCGTGTTCCGCGGGCAGCCCGTCGAGGAGGTCCGCCGCCTCGCGGAGGAGAGCGGCGTACGGGGCGTGCAGCTGCACGGCGACGAGGGCCCCGAGTTCTACGGCGCGCTGCGCGCGCAGGGCCGCACCCTGCTGCGGGCCACCGCCCTGCGGGTGGAGCGGTGCGGGGAGTACGGGGAGGACCTGCTGCTGATCGACGCCCCCGACCCGGGCTCCGGCAAGCCGTGGAACTGGGCCGCGCAGGAGTTCACGGCCCCGCGCGGGCAGTGGGTGCTGGCCGGCGGCCTGGATCCGGCGAACGTACGGGAGGCCGTGGAGACGACCGGCGCGTGGGGCGTGGACGTCTCCAGCGGCGTCGAGAGCGAGCGGGGCGTGAAGTCCCCGGACCTGATCAGGGCGTTCGTCGCGGCGGCCCGCGGCTGA
- the cpt gene encoding chloramphenicol phosphotransferase CPT, with translation MATQMIVLNGGSSSGKSGIARCLQAVLPEPWLAIGVDTLIETMPAAMQSSDAGLGIGADGAVSTGPAFAALEAAWRAGVAEMARAGARIIVDDVFLGGAESRRRWEAVLGGLDVLWVGVRCTAEVAAGRETARGDRAPGMAALQAEAVHRGMAYDLEVDTTHTESLDCARAIAARVAR, from the coding sequence GTGGCCACACAGATGATCGTCCTCAACGGGGGCTCCAGCTCCGGCAAGTCCGGGATCGCCCGCTGCCTCCAGGCCGTGCTGCCCGAGCCGTGGCTCGCCATCGGCGTCGACACCCTGATCGAGACCATGCCGGCGGCGATGCAGTCCTCCGACGCGGGGCTCGGCATCGGCGCCGACGGCGCCGTCAGCACCGGGCCGGCGTTCGCCGCGCTGGAGGCGGCCTGGCGGGCCGGCGTCGCCGAGATGGCCCGGGCCGGCGCCCGGATCATCGTCGACGACGTCTTCCTCGGCGGCGCGGAGTCCCGCAGGCGGTGGGAGGCCGTCCTCGGCGGGCTGGACGTCCTGTGGGTCGGCGTGCGCTGCACCGCCGAGGTGGCCGCGGGCCGCGAGACCGCCCGCGGCGACCGCGCCCCGGGTATGGCAGCCCTCCAGGCCGAGGCCGTCCATCGGGGCATGGCCTACGACCTGGAGGTCGACACGACGCACACCGAGTCCCTGGACTGCGCCCGCGCCATTGCCGCCCGCGTCGCCCGCTGA
- a CDS encoding Uma2 family endonuclease yields MHTPDGFKAELIRGKIIVSPWSKLRYVRPMRALRRQLEAHAPDGHLVETTPVLFRFPEAARAYGPDLFVADEAAFEEDGRHADAAALSLVAEFTSVSTRDADWVEKLEVYGRLVPVYLVVDMQESEITCFSDPSPHGYRSRQTVPFGKPLAVAEPFGFEFDTAAFQSTS; encoded by the coding sequence ATGCACACGCCAGACGGCTTCAAGGCCGAGCTCATCCGGGGGAAGATCATCGTGTCACCGTGGTCCAAGCTGCGCTACGTGCGGCCCATGCGCGCCTTGCGCCGACAGCTGGAGGCACACGCGCCGGACGGGCACCTCGTCGAGACCACACCGGTTCTCTTCCGGTTCCCGGAAGCCGCACGGGCGTACGGACCCGATCTCTTCGTGGCCGACGAGGCCGCCTTCGAGGAGGACGGCCGCCACGCCGACGCCGCCGCCCTCTCCCTGGTCGCGGAGTTCACCTCCGTCTCGACCAGGGATGCGGACTGGGTGGAAAAGCTGGAGGTGTACGGCCGCCTGGTGCCCGTCTACCTGGTCGTCGACATGCAGGAGTCGGAGATCACCTGCTTCTCCGACCCCTCGCCGCACGGCTACCGCTCCCGGCAGACGGTGCCCTTCGGGAAGCCCCTGGCCGTCGCGGAGCCCTTCGGCTTCGAGTTCGACACGGCCGCATTCCAGTCCACGTCCTGA
- a CDS encoding GNAT family N-acetyltransferase gives MTDATHTLTTGGPDSGLDERLGKELDAFNREASGSTPEEFSVRVDDAEGNLVAGLSGWTWGDRAGIAMVWVREDSRRDGWGGRLLAAAEAQAAARGCRSIMVSSFTFQAPEFYARHGYEESARVPGFPGGHEDVYFLKPLPAA, from the coding sequence ATGACCGACGCGACGCACACCCTCACCACCGGCGGCCCCGACTCCGGCCTCGACGAACGGCTCGGAAAGGAGCTGGACGCCTTCAACAGGGAGGCCTCCGGAAGCACCCCCGAGGAGTTCAGCGTGCGCGTGGACGACGCCGAGGGGAACCTCGTCGCGGGCCTCAGCGGCTGGACCTGGGGCGACCGGGCGGGCATCGCGATGGTGTGGGTGCGCGAGGACAGCCGGCGCGACGGCTGGGGCGGCAGGCTCCTCGCCGCGGCGGAGGCACAGGCCGCGGCCCGCGGCTGCCGCTCGATCATGGTGTCCTCGTTCACCTTCCAGGCCCCGGAGTTCTACGCCCGCCACGGCTACGAGGAGAGCGCCCGCGTCCCCGGCTTCCCCGGCGGCCACGAGGACGTCTACTTCCTGAAGCCCCTCCCTGCCGCCTGA